tataaaatatatttggaaAATAAGAAATATGCAAATATTAGCCAATAAATGTGTACCTCTTACGTGGACTTTCATGTTCATGTTATATTAAaacatattttaataaataataactTTTTAATCTAACAAAGTTTTCCTTTGATTGAAACATTAATAAGTAGCctattttgataaataatgatgattatttttttatttccagtcatcattttttttatcatcgaataataattatataaaaattattatcttattttcaaattatcaTGCGGCCATCGTGACTTGATCAAGTCTCGTGAATTATACCCATGTGTATAATCTTGTTTCTACATGGATCTaaaaggaaaactaaaaattaaaaaataatttatttttaaataaaattttaaaatacagtaatatctttttaatatttatcttgttgaaaaaataagtaaaaaataatTACTTCCAAAAAGGTTTCTCATGCTATTTTGCCTGCAGTAAAGAAATCCTGAAACAAAACTATAATCAACCAGATCGGACGTTTCAATTCACCTCTCACAAGCTTTccaaattttggaaaaaaaatcatTTCCGCAGCCGAACAGCCTTTCCAAACGTTCCGTACGCAGCGAAGGCACCATCCGTCTTAGACTCGCTAATTTCTCATCCCTTCCATACGTAACGGCTACGTCCAAAAAATTAACAAACAAATCAAAACACGTTTCCTGTTTCACCATCACATCCCAAGCCCAGCCTGGCATCTCACATACCATTCATGATCCGCCCCATACCATCATACCATTCGCATCCATCATGACCCATGGCCATCGGATGTGAGGATGGAGAAGCTCCAAGGCCGCCACTTCTGATATAAATCTCCAGGACCCCTCCCTTCCGAACGCCAAcccggagagagagagagagagggagggagggagggaaagaCATGGGGAGCTATTCCTCTGAGCCAGAGATAGAATCCCCTGTTTCGATCTCAAACCTGAGCCCTAGCGTCTTCCCGGAGGCAAAGAAGAAGCGGCAGCGGTTGAGGGAGCTGCTGCCGgcaccgccggaggaggaggaggaaggggaggtgATTTTGTATGAGGGGAGGGCGAGGAGGGAGGAGACATGGCCGAGGAAGAGTGGGGAGGTGATGCTGGAGGGCTACGTGGAGGTGGCGGACGGTGGCGGGGAGGAGGGCTCGGAGGGGTTCGGGAGGACCAAGAGCCTCACGGACGAGGACCTGGTGGAGCTCAAAGGGTGCCTCGACTTGGGGTTTGGGTTCAGCTACGAGGAGATCCCCGAGCTTTGCAACACCCTGCCGGCCCTCGAGCTCTGCTATTCCATGAGCCAGCGGTTCATGGACGAGCAGCAGCAGCAGCGATCGCCGGATAGATCCGAAGAGGCCGTGGAGCAGTGTGCGGCGGTGAGCTCGCTTCCGATCGCCAATTGGAGGATCTCCGAACCTGGTAAGATTGGTTCTTGTTCTTCTCCGcttcttgatttttcttgagGAATTTGAGTCTGGAAAGTTTCGATTTTTATTTGTTTGTCAATGTGTATGTAAGTGGCAAAGGCATGATACCTATCTTCTTTTCTCATTAAGGTATTGCTTggaatttctttattttttgatatatgggagaaagatttgatttttttttttttttttcattttcttgagAATTCGTAAAGAGAATTCTTCTTGATATTGATTAATAAATAgatgaaggattggtggtatGCTAAAGTGATTGCGTTGGTTCCATTGGGTAACCATATGAGACTAGATTTCTTGGTAGTTTGGTATTCATAGGCCTGTGTTCAAGAAAATTTAGCTTCTGAAAATAAGATTAATCGAGTCTTTTGCTCCCACTGAGGCAGTTTATAGTGAGATCTTTTCCTATTCAGATGGCACACTTGTCTTTGGGTGCAAATTTAATCGGTTGTTTGATATAATTGTcatttagttttaattttaagCAGTTCAACGTTGATAACGTGTCTTTCGTTGTTCCAGTGAAGACTGATGGCTTTACCTATGTTTacataagaaaagagaaataaTGGCCTTTTCCTGTGATTTCCCATGCTATTCTTCGATGAGAATTGATGGCTGTGTTGATTTCCAGATGGATTATATCTTTAATTgactttataaataaattttcgtAAATCAATTTGGTCTATGCATTTGTTTCTACTGTTCTTCGTGTAGGACTCAGTATTTGGCATGGCTGGAAGTAAGTGATCTTCTAAGTACAGATACTATTTTGATTGGTGATAAACCATTAGTATAACTTTTTGTTTCTTCTGTCTAATAACTGAGTAGTTTCTTTGAAGTGTTCATCTAAGATAGGCTAGTATAAGATTGATTAACGACTAGCTTAtttaatttttctaaatttttaaccCCAGAATTTGCTAAGAAGATCTGCTTCTCAGAAATCTTGCcttatttttttttggttaacTATTGTTTATTATTGTATCAAAGATATGGATTCATTTTATTTCTCATCTTGTTTCTTATCACCTTTCTGATTCGGTTCTTTTCTCCTAGGGGACCATCCTGAAGAGGTTAAAGCAAGGCTGAAGTATTGGGCCCAAGCCGTAGCGTGTACTGTTAGATTATGCAGCTGACAGAAGTTGCATACCTGAGTTAATCTACTATCATGGATTATTGTACATGTATCAACTTCTGGGGCTTTCTGTTTGTAAAGTGAATCCTCTAAAGAGGCTTTGCAATTTGATGCCATCAGGTATGCTGTGATTCTTTCAACAGAGATGGTTCTGCCAGAATTTAATGCCAATCATAAATATGGTGTcataagaggaggaggaggaggaggaggaggaggaggagaggaaacAGAGGGATGAGAGTCTGAGATCTGAGATTAAACTAATAATGTCTGACAAGCTTTTGCGATGAATGAGTAAATATATGTTGTTTCTTGTATGagaattaaaatgattaaatatTTTCCTTCTCCATCTTTAATAATCTGTATATACTTAAATTTGTTTTTGACAAATGTATTGTTGTTCTTAAAAGGAGAATAAGTAACTAAGCTTACTGGTACTAGCAGAGTGAATCCAAGGGACAGCATGGAAATCTCAGCTGTTCCAGTGATTCTTGTTTCAGTAACTCTAGCAGTAGGTAGAATTTGGTTGGTTTCGTCATTGTAGTCTTGTTGCTTCAGACAGGATGAAGCACCCAAGGTTACAACTGTAGCATCGGTGCCAAAAAATAGCAAGCTACTCCATCAAGGGGAGCTGATGCTTTGGCTAGTGTTTGCCAATGA
Above is a genomic segment from Elaeis guineensis isolate ETL-2024a chromosome 1, EG11, whole genome shotgun sequence containing:
- the LOC105038121 gene encoding uncharacterized protein, producing the protein MGSYSSEPEIESPVSISNLSPSVFPEAKKKRQRLRELLPAPPEEEEEGEVILYEGRARREETWPRKSGEVMLEGYVEVADGGGEEGSEGFGRTKSLTDEDLVELKGCLDLGFGFSYEEIPELCNTLPALELCYSMSQRFMDEQQQQRSPDRSEEAVEQCAAVSSLPIANWRISEPGDHPEEVKARLKYWAQAVACTVRLCS